Genomic window (Flavobacterium oreochromis):
CACCTTTGAGTCAATCAAAAGATAGCATTAAGTCCTTGCGACAAGCACCAAAAGAAAATCCTAAAGCACCACATAATTGGTATAAAATTTACAATTTGAAAAAAGATACCACATTTGTTGATACCTCTCTTACTATAAAAAGTGATTATAAATTTAATTTGCTCAGAAAAGACAATTTTGGATTGTTACCATTTGCTAATGATGGTTCTGTATATACTATTTTAGACTACAGTTATAATTATACTAAAGCTTTGCCTAATATTGGCTTTAATGCTAAGCAATTTAATTGTCTTAATTCAGAAGATATATTGTATTATAACGTTCCAACTCCTCTAACAGAATTATATTTTAAAACTGTTTTGGAGCAAGGACAAAACATAGATGCTTTTATAACCTTAAATACTTCAAAAAAACTTAATTTTTCATTAGCGTATAAAGGACTACGTTCATTAGGTAAATATCTAAATTCATTGACAAGTACAGGTAATTTTAGATTTACTTCAAGCTATCAAACTAAAAATGAACGTTACGGATTTAATTTGCATTTTACAAGCCAAGATTTTACAAATCAAGAAAATGGTGGGATTTTAAATATCATTGATTTTACCTCTGGTGATCCTCAATTTAGCCAACGTTCAAGATTAGATGTCAAATTAAGAGATGCAAAATCTTTTTTTGAAGGAAAACGTTATTTTTTAGATCAATATTTTCGTTTAAATAGAAATCAAAAATTGAATAATGTACTATTAGAACATCAATTCAAATATGAAATTTTTAATTTCAGTTTTGAAAAATTGACTAGAACTGATTATTTCGGTTTGGGGTATGAAAATTCTAATTATTCAGATCTAACAAAATCATCTACATTTTATAATAAAATTGGTGCAACTTTTTTTAATACCTCAATAGGAAAGTTTAATATATTTATTGAAGATAGTCGTTTTCGTTACGGATATAATCGTTTAGTAATCGAAAACCAACAAATAAAAGTACCTGCTCGAAATGATTTTTCAGTTCAAAATATTGGAGGTAAATATTTTTATCTAAAAGGGAAATTTCGAGGAGAAGCTCTTTTTCCAAGGCGATTTCAAAAAATACTAACTCTACTATTGATATTTTTGCAAAATATACAGTAGACAATAAAAATAGTTTTTCAGCTCAATACACTAATTTGAGTAAATTGCCAGATTTAACCTCTTCTCTGTATCAGAGTGATTTTGTAGCTTATAATTGGAAAAATTATTTTAATAATGAAAAAATTAATTCTTTTCGTTTAAATGCCCAAACACAATGGGGAACACTCGAATCCCAGTTTACAGTATTACATGATCATATTTATTTTAGCAATGATGATTTAACACAAAAAACATTACTTACATCACCTAAGCAATACAAAGGGCCAATTAATTATTTTTCAGCTAAATTGCAAAAAGAATTAAAATTAGGAAAATGGGCACTAAATAATAGCATAGTCTATCAACAAGTAATTCAGGCGGAATCAATTTTAAATGTTCCAAAAATTTTAACTCGTAATACACTATATTTTTCTGACCATTATTTTAAAAAAGCTTTATTTTTACAAACAGGTATTACTTTACAATACTTTACTAATTATTATGCCAACGGATATAATCCTTTAATTGGTAATTTTTATACTCAAACTGATACAACAATAGGAAACCATCCTATTGTTGATTTTTTTGTTAACGCTAGAGTACGCCAAACAAGAATTTTCTTGAAAGCAGAACATTTGAATGCTGCCTTTATTAATAATGATTTTTTTGCAGCACCTAGTCAGCCCTATAAAGACTTTCTTATTCGTTTTGGATTAGTATGGAATTTCTTTCAGTAATTTTAATGTTAAATTTTAAACATCAATTAATTAAGTTCTTTTTTGAATATTTTAGAAATTCTAATCTATATTCAGAATATTTATACCTTTGTAAACCATTTAATAGGTATTTAGTTTAAAGATAACAAGTATCACAATAAAAATCACAGTATGCAATATGCAAAGAACATACTAGAAACCATTGGTAATACACCTCTAGTAAAGTTAAATAAAGTAACAGCTGAAATTGAAGCACTAGTTTTAGCAAAAGTAGAAACATTTAATCCAGGAAATTCTGTTAAAGACCGTATGGCAATTAAAATGATTGAAGATGCCGAAAAAGATGGTCGTTTAAAACCAGGAGGAACCATTATTGAAGGTACTTCCGGTAATACAGGAATGGGATTGGCTTTAGGTGCTATAATTAAAGGCTATAAACTAATCTGTGTAATTTCAGATAAACAATCAAAAGAAAAATGTGATATACTAAGAGCAGTTGGAGCAAAAGTTGTAGTTTGCCCAACAGACGTAGAACCTACTGATCCTCGTTCTTATTATTCCGTTTCCAAACGTTTAGCAGAAGAAACACCAAATGCTTGGTATGTTAATCAATATGATAATCCTAGTAACGCATTAGCGCATTACGAGCAAACAGGGCCGGAAATTTGGAAACAAACAGAAGGTAAAATTACACACTTTGTTGTGGGCGTTGGTACAGGAGGAACCATATCAGGTGTAGCTAAATATCTAAAAGAGAAAAATCCTAATATAAAAATATGGGGAATAGATACATATGGGTCTGTATTTAAAAAATACCATGAAACAGGTATTTTTGATGAAAACGAAATATATTCTTACATAACAGAAGGTATTGGCGAAGATATATTGCCTAAAAATGTTGATTTTTCTCTAATAGATGGTTTTACTAAAGTAACGGATAAAGATGCAGCAGTATACACTCGTAAAATTGCTTTAGAAGAAGGAATATTTGTAGGTAATTCAGCAGGAGCAGCTATTAAAGGATTATTACAGTTAAAAGATGAATTTAAGCCAGATGATGTAGTAGTTGTTTTATTTCATGATTCAGGAAGTCGTTATGTAGGTAAAATGTTCAATGATGATTGGATGCGAGAAAGAGGCTTTTTAGAAGAAGAATTAACAAAAGCAGAAGACTTAATAAAAGATCATATTGAAAAACCACTTGTAATCGTTCGTACAGAAGAGCTAGTTTCACATGCTATAGAAAGAATGCGTAAGTATAAAATTTCACAAATACCAGTTATTGATGTAAACGGATTCGTAGGATCTATTGATGAATCAGATCTTTTTCAAAGCTATATATTAGATAAAAATACAGCTGATAGACCCATAAGAGAAGTTATGGGAGCGCCATTTCCAATTGTAGCCAAAGGAACCCCTATAGAAGAAGTTTCTAAACTAATTACAAAAGATAATCAAGCCGTTTTAGTAGATTTAGGAGATGAAAAACATCATATCATTACAAAATATGATATTATCAATTCTATAAAATAATAAAAAATAAATATTCTGTAACGTATATAAGTTACATCATTTTGTTTTTATGAAAAAAAGCCTAATAAATTCATTTGCAGTGAGTTTGTTAGGTTTTTTTTGTAAATTTATACCTAGATCAGATTATTTGTTGTATTATAAAACATGATGAAATAATCTCATTTTTTATACGCCTTATTAATATTATACGCCCTTATTATGAAAGAAGAATTTTTACATTATGTATGGAACAATAAAAAATTTTCTTTACAATGCTTAACAACAGCACAAGGAGAAAACCTTCAAATACTTCATTCAGGTTTTCAATTAAATCAATCAGGTCCAGATTTTTTTAATGTTCAACTCATTATTGATAATCAAAAATGGGCAGGAAATGTAGAAATACATTTAAAATCATCAGATTGGTATCATCACAATCATCAACTCAATAGCCGGTATGATAATTGTATTTTACATGTAGTTTGGGAACATGATATTTCTGTTTTTAGAAAAGATAATACCGAAATTCCCGTTTTAGTACTTCAAGACTATGTTTCCAAAGAATTAGTTGACCAATATGAAAAATTAATAGTAAAAAAGAGATGGATCAATTGCCAAGAAAAATTAAAAGATATACCTGAATTTATTATCTCTAGTTGGATTCAACGTTTGTATTTTGAACGATTAGAGCAAAAAGATCAATATATTCAAGTATTGTTGAAGGATACAAAACATGATTGGGAAGCCGTTTTTTTTATCATTTTAGCTAAAAATTTCGGATTAAATATAAATGGAGATGCTTTTTTTAATCTGGCTCGAGCTATTCCCTTCTCTGTTCTTAGAAAAGAAAGTTTCGATGTCATGTATTTAGAAGCCTTATTTTTTGGAAGTGCGGGACTTCTACCATTAGAACCTCAAGAAAATTATGCAAAAGATTTAATAGACTTATATCATTATATTAAACTTAAATATTCATTAACATCAAACTATATACAACATTTTGAGTTTTTTAGATTAAGACCAGATAATTTTCCAACTATTCGTATTGCACAATTAGCAATGCTTTATCATATTCAAAAAAAACTTTTTAGTTTAATTATTCAAGCAACTACTATAGAAGAGTTTTATAAAATTTTTTTCAGTTGGAGTTTCCGAATATTGGGGATCTCATTATAATTTTGAAAAAAATCCAAGTATAAAGAAAAAAAACTATCCAAATCATTTATTGAATTGTTAATTATCAATGCAATATTGCCAATACGATTTGCCTATGAAAAATATAATTATAACAGTCAAAATGATTTAAATTTAACTTTAGTAGAAAATCTTAAACCTGAAAAAAATGTAATAATAGAATATTTTAAATTTTATGGTTTAAAGCCAAAGGGCGCAATGGAAACTCAAGGTATGATTCAGCTTAAAAAGAATTACTGTGATAATAAACGTTGTTTAGAATGTGCTATTGGGGTTCAGTTTTTGAAGTCTGAAAAATAAATTGTAGATTTACTAAAGTATTTATATAAAAATTCTTCTATCATTCTATGATATTAAAACTTAAATATTTTTTT
Coding sequences:
- a CDS encoding putative porin, which codes for MSQSKDSIKSLRQAPKENPKAPHNWYKIYNLKKDTTFVDTSLTIKSDYKFNLLRKDNFGLLPFANDGSVYTILDYSYNYTKALPNIGFNAKQFNCLNSEDILYYNVPTPLTELYFKTVLEQGQNIDAFITLNTSKKLNFSLAYKGLRSLGKYLNSLTSTGNFRFTSSYQTKNERYGFNLHFTSQDFTNQENGGILNIIDFTSGDPQFSQRSRLDVKLRDAKSFFEGKRYFLDQYFRLNRNQKLNNVLLEHQFKYEIFNFSFEKLTRTDYFGLGYENSNYSDLTKSSTFYNKIGATFFNTSIGKFNIFIEDSRFRYGYNRLVIENQQIKVPARNDFSVQNIGGKYFYLKGKFRGEALFPRRFQKILTLLLIFLQNIQ
- a CDS encoding putative porin; amino-acid sequence: MFAKYTVDNKNSFSAQYTNLSKLPDLTSSLYQSDFVAYNWKNYFNNEKINSFRLNAQTQWGTLESQFTVLHDHIYFSNDDLTQKTLLTSPKQYKGPINYFSAKLQKELKLGKWALNNSIVYQQVIQAESILNVPKILTRNTLYFSDHYFKKALFLQTGITLQYFTNYYANGYNPLIGNFYTQTDTTIGNHPIVDFFVNARVRQTRIFLKAEHLNAAFINNDFFAAPSQPYKDFLIRFGLVWNFFQ
- a CDS encoding pyridoxal-phosphate dependent enzyme, whose amino-acid sequence is MQYAKNILETIGNTPLVKLNKVTAEIEALVLAKVETFNPGNSVKDRMAIKMIEDAEKDGRLKPGGTIIEGTSGNTGMGLALGAIIKGYKLICVISDKQSKEKCDILRAVGAKVVVCPTDVEPTDPRSYYSVSKRLAEETPNAWYVNQYDNPSNALAHYEQTGPEIWKQTEGKITHFVVGVGTGGTISGVAKYLKEKNPNIKIWGIDTYGSVFKKYHETGIFDENEIYSYITEGIGEDILPKNVDFSLIDGFTKVTDKDAAVYTRKIALEEGIFVGNSAGAAIKGLLQLKDEFKPDDVVVVLFHDSGSRYVGKMFNDDWMRERGFLEEELTKAEDLIKDHIEKPLVIVRTEELVSHAIERMRKYKISQIPVIDVNGFVGSIDESDLFQSYILDKNTADRPIREVMGAPFPIVAKGTPIEEVSKLITKDNQAVLVDLGDEKHHIITKYDIINSIK